One region of Miscanthus floridulus cultivar M001 chromosome 19, ASM1932011v1, whole genome shotgun sequence genomic DNA includes:
- the LOC136526588 gene encoding uncharacterized mitochondrial protein AtMg00810-like translates to MAAWFHMSDLGQLSYYLGIEVKQGSDSISLGQHAYVKKLLERGGMADCMLCANPMEERLKLSKNSTAAKVDATCYRSIVGGLRYVSRFTEDPHEDHWIAVKRLLCYVKGTVDQGIVFSKTGGEGGLRLTVFSDALPKTDDRGGLRLTVFSDADMMDDIDGRRSIFGVLVFLGSAPISWQPLKQKVVALSTCEVEYVVAATAACQAIILEFVETDRQLVDILTKPLGRLWFSELKNKIDMVELKTKE, encoded by the exons atggcggctTGGTTCCACATGAGCGACCTCGGCcaactctcctactacctcggcatcgaggtgaagcAGGGGAGCGACTCCATCTCCCTAGGCCAGCACGCCTATGTGAAGAAGCTACTGGAGCGTGGCGGCATGGCAGACTGCATGCTGTGCGCGAATCCAATGGAGGAAAGGCTGAAGCTGTCAAAGAacagcaccgcggcgaaggtggacgCGACGTGTtatcggagcatcgtcggcgggctGCG GTATGTCAGTCGGTTCACGGAGGATCCCCACGAGGATCATTGGATTGCAGTGAAACGGCTGCTGTGCTACGTCaaagggacggtggatcaggggatcgttTTTTCCAAGACCGGCGGCGAAGGTGGGCTGCGGCTCACAGTCTTCAGCGATGCACTCCCCAAGACCGACGACAGAGGTGGGCTGCGGCTCACAGTCTTCAGCGATGCTGACATGATGGACGACATTGATGGGCGGCGGAGCATCTTTggtgtgctcgtcttccttggtTCGGCCCCGATTTCGTGGCAGCCActgaagcagaaggtggtggcgctgtctacGTGTGAAGTGGAGTATGTcgtggcggccacagcggcgtgccaagcg ATCATCCTCGAGTTTGTCGAGACCGACCGACAGCTCGtggacatcctcaccaagccacttgGACGCCTTTGGTTCTCAGAACTAAAGAACAAGATTGACATGGTGGAGCTCAAGACCAAGGAGTAG